TCGACCGCGACGGCGAGGTGACACTGAGCATCGGCGGCGAACAGGCCATGCAGGCCTGGGAGCGCGACCTGATGTGGGCCAGCGCCGACATGCTCTGCCGCCACGGCAAGGACTTCTACGAGGTGGGGCTCGGCCTCGGCCTCTCCGCCCTGCGCATCGCCGAGAACCCCGCCACCCGCAGCCACCGGGTCCTCGAACTCTTCGGAGAGGTCGAGGACCTCTTCCGCCAGAGCCACCCGAAGCTGCCCGGCACGCTCTCCATCGAGCGGGGGAACTTCTTCGAGCGCGTCTTCGAGCTGGAGTCGGAGAGCATCGACGGGATGTTCTTCGACCCCGCCCTCGACATGGAGGTGTGGAAGGACGAGGAGCTGTGGCGCAGGGCCATGCCCGAGGTCGTCCGCGCGCTGCGCCCCGGCGGGGTGTTCATCCCCTTCTTCAGCACCAAGCCCGAGCTGCGCTGGCAGTACGTCCAGCACTTCCGCACCATCCACGTGGAGCGCCACCCGTACACCGCGTACGACACCACCGAGTACACCTACGGCACCACGGGTGACGCGTACATCCAGTGCTTCTACAAGGACTGACGGGGGGCCATGTGCACAGCACCTATGAAACCGTCGAGGACGCCTACCTGACGGAGCTGCGGAGCACCTATCTCTCCGCCGAGTTCCGCAACTCCCCGCGCGGCTTCCCGTCCCGTGAGCGACTGGGCGCCGGATTCCAGGTCCGGCACCCCGTCCAGCGGCACGTCGCGCTGCCGGGGCGCAGATCCAACCTGGTCTTCAACTTCGCCGAAGCCCTCTGGTACCTGTCCGGTTCGGCCGGCCTCGACCTCGTCGCGCACTACGCGCCGAGCATCCGCAGGTATTCGTCCGACGGCGTCACCCTGACCGGCACCGCCTACGGACCCCGCATATTCGACTACCGGGGGACGGGCCTCGACCAGTGGCGCAGCGTCATCGACGTCCTGGCCGACGACCCCGACAGCAAACGCGCGGTCGTGCAGATCTTCCACCCGGGCGAGCTGCGCGAACCTGACAACATCGACGTCGCGTGCACCCTCGCCCTGCAGTTCATGCTCCGTGAGGGGCAGTTGCACGCCGTCGGCTACATGCGCGCCAACGACGCCTACCGCGGCATGGTGAGCGACGTCTTCTCCTTCACCTTCCTCCTGGAGATGCTCGCCAGGCAGCTGGGTGCCGAGGTCGGGAGCTACGTCCACCAGGTGGGCTCCCTGCATGTGTACGACAGCGACGCCCCGCTCGTGGAACGCGTCCTGCGGGAGGGCGCGGACGACACCGGCCCGGAGCCTTTCCCCACGATGCCCGCGGGGGACAACTGGCCGCACGTGCGCGACGTGCTGCGGATCGAGGCACAACTGCGCGCGAACCGGCTCCGGCTCGGCCCCGCCGCGCTGCGCGCCCTGGACCTGCCCCGCTACTGGCAGGACGTGACCGGGCTCTTCGAGCTGCACCGTCAACTGACCTTCGAGGCCGGTACGGACCGTGAGCTGCTCGACGAACTCCCGCCCCTGTACCGCCGGATGATGCTGTGCCGATGGCCCCGTTCCACTGCCGACCAGGAGGTCTCCGCATGACCATGACTCCCGCCCGTGAGCTCGCAGGTGAGCTCGGCGTCAACACCCTGTTCCTCGCCGGGCCCTTCCTCCAGCTGCTCGATCCGGCCACCGGCGAGATGCCGTCGGGAACGCGGGCACCCTTCGCCTCCTTGATCGAGCATTTCGAGGGGCACGGGTTCAGCGTCCACAACGCACACCGCCGTGAGGCGTGGGGCGCCGAACTGATGGCGCCCGCCGAGTGCACCCCGCTCGACCAGGAGGAGATCCGGAAGGCCGACGTGTTCGTGGGCTTCCCCGGACTCCCCGCCTCTCCCGGCACGCACATCGAGATGGGCTGGGCCAGCGCCTTCGACAAACCGATCGTGCTGTTGCTGGAGGAGGGCCAGGAGT
This Streptomyces sp. NBC_01283 DNA region includes the following protein-coding sequences:
- a CDS encoding thymidylate synthase — encoded protein: MHSTYETVEDAYLTELRSTYLSAEFRNSPRGFPSRERLGAGFQVRHPVQRHVALPGRRSNLVFNFAEALWYLSGSAGLDLVAHYAPSIRRYSSDGVTLTGTAYGPRIFDYRGTGLDQWRSVIDVLADDPDSKRAVVQIFHPGELREPDNIDVACTLALQFMLREGQLHAVGYMRANDAYRGMVSDVFSFTFLLEMLARQLGAEVGSYVHQVGSLHVYDSDAPLVERVLREGADDTGPEPFPTMPAGDNWPHVRDVLRIEAQLRANRLRLGPAALRALDLPRYWQDVTGLFELHRQLTFEAGTDRELLDELPPLYRRMMLCRWPRSTADQEVSA
- a CDS encoding class I SAM-dependent methyltransferase, with product MEKTPAPEIELIDRDGEVTLSIGGEQAMQAWERDLMWASADMLCRHGKDFYEVGLGLGLSALRIAENPATRSHRVLELFGEVEDLFRQSHPKLPGTLSIERGNFFERVFELESESIDGMFFDPALDMEVWKDEELWRRAMPEVVRALRPGGVFIPFFSTKPELRWQYVQHFRTIHVERHPYTAYDTTEYTYGTTGDAYIQCFYKD